The genomic segment tgattaaacatatcttgtaagattgtttaagtgattcttaataagaaaagaagttcttttcaatattggctgcatcttcgtttttacaattggtatcagagcagtcaACCGACGAGAGCTCTATACTCGCTACAGGTTGAGATCTTGGGATAATGATGCAGTCGGGTAATGAGTTGATGATGCTTCAAAGGGCTGTGATCTTGGATGAACAAAGCTATGGTCGTTGGAAGGTCCGCATGGTTCAGTTGATCCGTAATCTTGGTGAGGATGCTTGGACGGCTGTTGAAGAAGGCTGGGAGCCTCCATATGAGAAAACTGAAGCTGGTGACAATATCACTAAACCTAAAGCACGCTGGACagtggaagaaaaaaacttgtctAAATACAATGCTAGGGCTCTTAATGTTATCTTTGgtgctattgatgatgatgactttaaGCTTGTTCAAGGTTGTGAGTCAGCCAAAGAAGCTTGGGATATTCTACAGAAGACTCATGAAGGAAACTCAAGTGTCAAAATAACAAGATTGGATCAGCTTGCTTCTCAATttgaagtcctaaggatggatccAGAAGAGACAATCTCTCAGTTCAGTGCTAAAATGAGTTCTATTGCCAATGAAGCTAAGAATCTTGGTAAAACATACAAGAATACCAAgttggttaaaaaattaattaggtgTCTGCCATCTAAGTATGCAGCACACAAAGCTGTCATGAGAGTCTCTGGAAACACTGATACTTTGAGATTTGAAGATCTGGTTGGTATGTTGAAGTCAGAAGAGATGGAGGTTGCTGAAGAACAGAGAATTCATGACAAAGGGATTGCATTCAAGGTAGATGACACAAACGACCAGCtgaaagagataaaagataacaTGTCCTTGATGGCAAGAAACTTTGGAAAAGCTCTCAAGCGTGTTGAAAAAGGACAGGGACGAGAATTAGCATGCTGGAATCGAAGTGCTACAGGGAGGTCTTGTTCTACGCCAAATGtatctgagaaagaaaaagctAATCGGAGAAAAGAGATTCAATGTCTTGAATGTGGTGGTGTTGGTCATTACAAACTTGAGTGTCCAATGGTTAAGCGCAAGGAGATGAAGTGCTTTGAATGTAAAGGGATTGgacatttaaaatttgaatgcCCAAACATGGTGAAAGGAAATAATAAGGCATATGTTAGCTTTagtgattcagaatcagagagtgatggggatgaagaagatggacGAATGTTGAATCTTTTTGCATACAGTGCTAAAAGTGATGATATAGCTGATGAAagctcagatgatgatgatgaagaatcaaTTTCAAAAGAGAGCTACTGTATTTTGTATGACAATTGGGTTCAGTTGTGTAATGAAAAGCTGTTACTTGTCAAGGAAAAACTAAAATTGGAAGCCAAGGTCAATATGCTAGAAGAAGAATGTAAGTCTGAAGTTACAACTTGTAAGGAGCTACTTCCTGCTGAAAAGGAGTCGCTTGAGAGAAAGTTGAGAAATCTTCAAGAACTCTATGGTTTGGAGAAGGAAAGATCAACAAGCCTTGACAGGGAGCTGAATGAGAATCACAAGAAGATTAGGATGTTGAATGATGGTGGCAAGAAGCTTGATGAGATACTATCTATGGGAATTGTAGGATCTCAACATCAAGGTCTGGGTTATCATTAAGAGGAGACTATTGAGCTGTGGTCTCATGATAAATCAGTAAGTTTCGTTAAGAGCAATGTAAATCATGAAGCTGAGTCAAGTATTCTGGAAAAAGTGGTACAACAGAAGGTCTCTGTAGCACCAACCTAGAACACACGACATCAACATATATCTTCTCTTGAGCGAAAAGGTTGGATAAATCCAAGCGAGGACGAAGGGTTTATGAATGCTTTCATTGTGGTAAAAGTGGTCATGTGAGATCTTTCTGTTACAAGTTTAAGAACAAGATCAAGGAGCTTTGGATGGCAAGAAAGTGTTTTATTGATCCCTTTCATTTTTCTAGAGTCTGGGTGGCTAAAAAGGATTTGTACAATAAAAGTTTCGAGAATGATGAGACAAAGTATGATCAAGGTTGCAAAGAAACTGAGGAAATCAACCTATGTTGCAATCTCTCGAAGATAGTCACTGAAGATGATGTTGGGGTTGAACCTCAGGTTCTACATAATTATGTTGCAGAACCACCTGTACAAGAAAAAGTCACAACTGGATCAACAAGATCCAATAGTAAtgattggaatgatgaatcatcaGGAGTCTTAGCTACATCTAAACAGTTGCAAGGTCATAAGAATCAGTTTGCTGCAGTTGCATTTGTTGAGCAAACCGTTCATCATGTTCAGCTGAATTCTCAAGGAGTGCtgcaacattgttttgtttcacaGGTTGAACCTAAGAACATTATAAAAGCTCTTGAGGATTATTTTTGGTACAAGGCATGATAGGAAGCTTGTTGTGTCTCCCTGCATATATGTCTTCATccttgtttttatatgaatgtgCACTCACGCTGGGGGAGtatgatgagatgatgataTTGGTGATGATAGTGATGTTGTGGCTGAATGTGGTTGAGGCTTATGGTTTTGAAAAGATTCTAGTACTGTTCACANNNNNNNNNNNNNNNNNNNNNNNNNNNNNNNNNNNNNNNNNNNNNNNNNNNNNNNNNNNNNNNNNNNNNNNNNNNNNNNNNNNNNNNNNNNNNNNNNNNNNNNNNNNNNNNNNNNNNNNNNNNNNNNNNNNNNNNNNNNNNNNNNNNNNNNNNNNNNNNNNNNNNNNNNNNNNNATCTAAACAGTTGCAAGGTCATAAGAATCAGTCTGCTGCAGTTGCATTTGTTGAGCAAACCGTTCGTCATGTTCAGCTGAATTCTCAAGGAGTGCtgcaacattgttttgtttcacaGGTTGAACCTAAGAACATTATAAAAGCTCTTGAGGATTATTTTTGGTACAAGGCATGATAGGAAGCTTGTTGTGTCTCCCTGCATATATGTCTTCATccttgtttttatatgaatgtgCACTCACGCTGGGGGAGtatgatgagatgatgataTTGGTGATGATAGTGATGTTGTGGCTGAATGTGGTTGAGGCTTATGGTTTTGAAAAGATTCTAGTACTGTTCACATCTGGAGCTTGAGTTGTCACATTCAGagaaaaagggggagaatgaaagCATGAAGACGTTCTGGTGCTATAAAGCTTTGTTGTAGGACTCTGGAAGATGTTTACGCATCTTGGAGGAGTCATGGATATTGGATGACGTGGATATACTTTTGAAGGCTTGTTAATTAGAGGACAAGATATTATCATATTGACTTGAAGATTTGGACTTATCCTTGTTTATGAATGTAGGTCATAGGAGGGTTCCTATATATTGTGTTATTAGGCCAAATATGTTGTTTGGCCGTTCAAGAAGAATTTTAGAGAACTAAGCGagaaagcttttagggttcttagggattttggttagattaagaattggtcagtggcaagtcgtgttgactgtgtgtaaatctgattaaacatatcttgtaagattgtttaagtgattcttaataagaaaagaagttcttttcaatattggctgcatcttcgtttttacatttcttttgtgtgtatatatgctTTAAGGTCGAGTTTTGTTATTAGACTAAGTTAccgcaaaagaagaaaacaaaaatcttcgTAATGAATGTGTTTCTGTATTGCTTCTAAGTATGTTAATGTCTACCTCAAGCTTCTCGTCAAGGAGACCAAAAGGCTGGTTCTTAtcttttttatgattttgtttttctgtttgttgGCTGAATGGTTTATTGAGATTTGGTCATTTACTTTGTGATAAATTTGGAAGTCGTTTTTGGGTGAGGTTGCAGGTAAGCTCATGGCAGTTGGTAAGCTTTCAAGAGATGGAAGATGGTGTTATATAGTGTTTGAGATTGCAGGTAATATTAGGTTTTGTTATTAAAACTGATATTGGTTTTTATAGATTTTGAGTCATGTGTTAGTGTTTCTCTACCATTATTCATTCTGGCTTGAGCAGTTCATTTAAAAATCTAGGTTATTTACTCTcgatttattgatttaataccACTCTTGATTTTGATAGTGAATGTCCTTTTGATATTTCATTTCCTTATTAGTAGCAGATATGCTTACTTTTGTTGGTCCTTACTTATTGAACAAATGGAAGTTAGAATTGAGAACTACATGCATCTCAAGTTTTAGTACAATAAAAGCAAGTAACAcgaattaattttataattttcggCATTAGTAATAAACAAAATCGAAAACAACAAGTGATTTCACTATGGTATATccttggaattttttttttcttttgatgagaaTCAAGATAGGGACGGCGAGAATCAACGGGGGCCTGAGCTAATACTCACGTCGAGACAGATTCACTAGCCAAATTTGAGTTAATGGATTATGACCCAGTTAGAGGTATATGCCCCATCATAtgttttggtcggtttggtctGTTCTGGTTTGGTCTATTCTGAACTGAATTAAGTAGTTAGGTTtgaattgatttgttttctttttcttttggaatgtcTGGTTCGGTtcacataaaatatattgtagcCAAAGTGAAACCgattcttttgattttgcttGTAATCTTAGTTTATATACGATGACTTTGGTACATAATATTTCGCTTAACAAACTTTGGTTTAGACAAATAATTGATCTACATCATATAAGACATGTGTTCCCCCTCAAAATGCCACTAGATGGCAAACAACCTCTTCAAAAATGCTAGGCACACATTAGTTTGATATCAAAATGCCACTTGATGCCAAACAACTTCTTCAAAAATTCTAGGCACACatttgtttgatataataatgattttaaacaatatgatttgttacatattatatttcaactaaataaaaaaaattatccaaaaaattatCCTGCAACATAGCGCAAACTAAATACACATACTGTCATAAGATCCACCATgttaatcagaaaaaaaaaaaataaataaataaaataatgctTTCTATCACTGTAAAAGATCTGCGTGAGTATTGAGAAAAAGAAGTTTCTTAGTTTAACAAAACAGCTCGATTTTGTAATGAGGTTATCTATCGGCTCGGTTCGCTGTTTCTACCGGTACTTCATggttttttatatctttttttcttttttttttttaattacaaaaatatattcttgCGAAATCTCAcgtttattatacaaaataaaaataaaaacgatgtttatctaaaaaaaattaatgcaaCAAATAATAACGAAAAAAATTACCattgaacaaaatcaaatatttattaattataaaatttgattccaaataacataatgaaaaattatttataaatatacaaaacaaaaaaagtttatagaataaaaacaaataaaaacagtcccgcggcgtagcgcgggtaccaacctgttattttaaaaatttgttttaaattttaataaaatgataaattacGAAAAAATAAGAGTTCTATTGCTAATGATGTTCAGTAAACTATTAAGCTTTATGACTTCCTAActgaaaatcaattaaaataagtGTAAGTTTTTGGAACTTTGATGAACTAAAACAGATTTTAGGTGGATCTTCTCCTATCCAAAAATATGTTGCTTTGTGCTGTCTCTGTGCACATGAGTAAGAGTATATTTATGTGAAATTCGTTCTCATGAAAATAATTTAGTGAGCGTTTAGTGAGCGTTTTAGATGAAAATAAATTCCCACTCTCTAACTTACATATCTCTAAAACAAAATGTATCTACGATCATATTGATGTGGTACAATATTCCCTTTATTAATACTCTATTTATgcataatttctaaattttattttttcacataTCTGGTGGTGAAAAGAATTTCAATAAGTGATTTTTCGcaatgatttgattgttttcaACCTTGAGTAAAGTGGTATTCGAAGGTTTTAATAGTACTAAACATGATAAAGAGACAGATATTGGTAGGTTCAATTCTTCTCTGGGTAGGATCCACCATCTTGTTAGCCACCATTACTTCCGCATTCTGCATCATCTATCCAGAGGCCCGCACGCAAACTCTCCTGTCCTGCACGGAGCTGTGACCTGGCCAAGGTACGCAACTGTAGAAACTATCATAAGAACTGTATATAAGCATAGACCAAACTGAATTCTCTAAAGATACATTGTGATTTCGGTTGATATACattgacttttcaatatctTAGCTTTTTAGATCTTCAGAAGTCCTATCAACTATTATCTATGTATAATTTCACCAACACATaatctttataatttaattaaaccaactcTCACCGCTCATCACGGTGTCATGATAACGCCGCCACCATCCCCACCCAAACGCAAACGCACACCATGTCCACTCCTCTTCATATGTTAATATCTTCGGCCAATCCTCAACCAACTTTGAATTAGGCATTTCCATCTCTTCCTCCATAATCTCCGTCGCACCTTTATCTTTCtcctccttttccttttctataactttattttgatatttttgtgtctcttctttctttctcatcgACTTCATGATCACCAACGAGTTGTGTTTGGGCGGCAGAGATTTCATGCTCTCTTTATGAACACTAATTCGAGCTTTCGCGGTCATCCTCGCATGTTTTGATTGATCCCTTCGAGTTTCCTCTCCTTTTCTTGATCTATTCCTCTCTTTACCTTCATACACCGAGCTTACGCGAGCTCTCTTCATAGAATCCACGTGCGTTCACACATTTTTTACATAAACGGTCGGTGTTTTATAACTCGGAATAATAGGATAAGACTTAATCTCTCCCATATATAAAAcgtgtatatatttaaatgtgtCAACATATATAGACTAGTTGTTACACACGTATGAGTCTCCGACGGCTTTGAtatatttcttctctctgtCAAAAGAGTTCCAGAAAGTGTAATAGTAAGAGCAAAGAATCGaacacaaattttcaaaagaacAAGATTCGATTTACACAAAAGTAgggaaagataaaagaaaagctaaagaTGAAAAGGTGATTAACGTGTGAAGTATGTATATtgttatataaaagaaaaagaaattctCGTCAAGAGTAAATCCAGCATTAGTTAATGGTCCCTGAGCTGTAAAGGACAATTCTCTCCCTTGTAGAAGATCTTTATCTCCTCTAAACATGGAAAATAGTCCACGAAATGTTTTATCATGTGCATCTCTTTGGATGTTCCTTGGAACCCTTTAATCTCTAACAATTTTACAGGACAAGATGTGAGTGAGCGACCCTTTTCTTTACGAGAAAGGCAGTCACAAGCATCCCCGCAATTATCAGTGACATAGTGCAAGAGACCCTGAAAGTTCATAAAGGAGACAATAAGAGATTCAATTCAAAGTAAGAACTTTATCTTTGGCAGATGAGTTGTTCTTTTATACCTCAAGGACTAAAGTTTCTGCATGTGGACAGTTCCTTAGAAGAACTGGCATCGCTTGCCATCCTCGACTCTTGTTACTCTTAATAGTTAACGATTTGAGGTTGTTGAAGACAGGCATCGATTCACAACACAGAGAAAGCACCTAAACACAAGCCAATCCACAATAAGACATTTTGCCGATACAGGCTTCAAAACACGACCTTCACTAGTTTATGAGTTAATGACGTCAGTTAAAAATGGGACTAACTAAACAAGTCCGTCATgattttccaacttttatttccTGGGGACAATTTGAATAAGGATTTTACAACTGACCTCGAGAGTATTGGCAGACAAGTTCAGACACCGAACATTTCGCATGCCTTTTATAAGGTTCCCCACATTTACTAATCGGAGAACAACATCATCCTCCACCAAATCGTTATTTGCCGCTCTAGCTCGCTCGATTTGTTCTTCAGTTACCAAAAGGCTGATTCTAGCCTCAAATAACTTCTCCATTTTAACTACAGGGTAGTCTTTAGCAGCAAACTCAGAGTAACAGAAGTAAACAAGACTAGGTGTATCAAACGAAAAAGTGCCTAAACAATAGTTGCGATCTATTGTTAGGGTCTTGAGGGTTGCATTTGACACGATGACATCTCTATCTCCCCAGTACATACTAACCAGGAATAACTCCTCCAAGGCAGGCAAAGCACGGAAAGAGAACTTATCAACAAATAACCTAACTGAGCGAAGATGGAGATTTTTAAGCATTGGTAAGAAAACGTCCCTAGCCAACAAATCAATACCAACATTGTTTAGTTTCAGCGTAACCAGATTCCTGCTCATGAAACATACTGATGATAGTTGAAAACAGCCTGCGACACGCACTTCAAGTTCGGAAACCCCGCGAGCGAAGACGTTACTTATCCAACAATCTACTCGGTCTGATGATACAAAGGTAGTTCTAAACTTGAGGGAGAACTTATTAATGGGAGAATGATTACTACCCTGCAATGCCAATACTCTATCAACGAAATACACGAAGCTCAGATGAATTTCGTACCTATTCTGTTTACCCTCTTCAGGATTCAGAAAGACAGAGTCATCAAAAGtaagattagggacaaatgCAATCAAATCGCGCCACCTCTTTGACAAAACAGATGTCAAAGCAGCCTCTTTGGTGGTAAGGAATGACAATATATGACAAAGAATCTCTTTTGGCATCGTTTAAGAGATCCATCTGCCATTCACTAAAGAATCCCAAGTCAGGGATCACTACGCAAATAAAAACTTTGGGATCTTTGTATACATTCGTTACTATAGAGGAGTT from the Camelina sativa cultivar DH55 chromosome 12, Cs, whole genome shotgun sequence genome contains:
- the LOC104734067 gene encoding F-box/LRR-repeat protein At1g52650-like; amino-acid sequence: TMPKEILCHILSFLTTKEAALTSVLSKRWRDLIAFVPNLTFDDSVFLNPEEGKQNRYEIHLSFVYFVDRVLALQGSNHSPINKFSLKFRTTFVSSDRVDCWISNVFARGVSELEVRVAGCFQLSSVCFMSRNLVTLKLNNVGIDLLARDVFLPMLKNLHLRSVRLFVDKFSFRALPALEELFLVSMYWGDRDVIVSNATLKTLTIDRNYCLGTFSFDTPSLVYFCYSEFAAKDYPVVKMEKLFEARISLLVTEEQIERARAANNDLVEDDVVLRLVNVGNLIKGMRNVRCLNLSANTLEVLSLCCESMPVFNNLKSLTIKSNKSRGWQAMPVLLRNCPHAETLVLEGLLHYVTDNCGDACDCLSRKEKGRSLTSCPVKLLEIKGFQGTSKEMHMIKHFVDYFPCLEEIKIFYKGENCPLQLRDH
- the LOC104733005 gene encoding uncharacterized protein LOC104733005 isoform X1, whose translation is MKRARVSSVYEGKERNRSRKGEETRRDQSKHARMTAKARISVHKESMKSLPPKHNSLVIMKSMRKKEETQKYQNKVIEKEKEEKDKGATEIMEEEMEMPNSKLVEDWPKILTYEEEWTWCAFAFGWGWWRRYHDTVMSVAYLGQVTAPCRTGEFACGPLDR
- the LOC104733005 gene encoding uncharacterized protein LOC104733005 isoform X2, with translation MKRARVSSVYEGKERNRSRKGEETRRDQSKHARMTAKARISVHKESMKSLPPKHNSLVIMKSMRKKEETQKYQNKVIEKEKEEKDKGATEIMEEEMEMPNSKLVEDWPKILTYEEEWTWCAFAFGWGWWRRYHDTVMSGHSSVQDRRVCVRASG